In the genome of Primulina tabacum isolate GXHZ01 chromosome 13, ASM2559414v2, whole genome shotgun sequence, the window AATGATGGGGTATTGCAGGTGCATTTGAAGATCCTGACATCATTCATGTAGATGACTCTGTCGATCCTGTCAGAGACCTGGAGGTCATAAGCTCAGAATTGCGGCTCAAGGTAAGTTAGATAATTTTTTTGCATTAAGATGACTTTGCCTTGTCTCTTGGATTTTGTTTACTGGCATTGAACTTTGCAAGGCAACTGAAATTGTTTCACGCTTCTTCATGTAGCTGTAACTTTAGTGCTATCAGGGATTTTTCGGTTTTCTGAATATCTAAACTTTGAAATGTTTTGCATGACCCCAGGATCTTGAGTTCATGGAGAGGAGAATCGAGGATCTTGAAAAGAGCATGAAGAGGAGCAATGACAAGCAACTGAAAATTGAGCATGAATTGTGTCTACGGGTTTGTATActatttcagtttttttttgGGTCGAAAGTCTCTGCTTGACTGTGTTTTTAGGAAATCAAGGATGTTGTTATACCTGTCAGTTTAGTTACTTTTAGTGCTTGTGATTTACTTCGTCTGAGTATAGGTATATATGCTTTATGATGCATATTTGCATTAGCAGTTGAAACAAAAATATGAGCAATATTTAGGTGGACTGtacttgaaattattattgTCATTTAGAAATATCCGATTAAATCTTGATAATCATGGATTCACAGGTCAAAGCTTCGCTGGAGGAGGGAAAAGATGCTCGCCTGGTGGAGTGGAAAGCTGCTGATATTGAGATCTTGAATACTTTTCAATTGCTCAGTGCCAAACCTGTTGTTTACTTGGTCAGTATATCATACCCTGTACCAACTGAGAAAAAAATGTTGAAGAGGCATGTGATTGGTCTTTGTTTTTAGTAAGTAATAGCTATTTATTTTTCCAGACCTGCTAattttgtgtttttatttttccaaGCCTGCTAGTATtgtgtttttgttttatttatttatgacgATTTTATTTCCATTCATCCCTTTCACCAAAGCTTCCTTAAGAGGCATGTCTTCAACTGATAGGTGGTCTTCTAGGAAATCAACAGTCGCCATGTGTTTCTTAAGGGACTCGTGTCATTTTGACATATAACTTATTACAAGGATCACATgggaaataataaaatttataacttTTTATCCCTTTAGTCATCTTTGTAAGATATTTCTACCTTAAAATTACCAAGATTTTATGTTGTCTGTAACTTTTTTCATTTCACTCGATGCAGGAGTTGAAAGAACACATTCTTATATGAGACAAGAGATATATTTTTGGGGCAAGATTAGGAATATCTGACCATGTTTTGTAGCTAACAGTGCACAATTCAGTCCCAAATGTCtcgtcttgaatattttgtGCTTAACCTAAAATGGAATCTCAATGTGTTTTCTTCCATGGAGATGAAATTTTATTCAAGTGAAGATGGTACTGAACATGCTTGTTTATTTTGTTCTTTCTAAATCTctttacaaaaaatataaacTATTTTAGGCTGATGAAATCCATGTGACAGATTAATCTTTTGCCtccttgaaaaaatattttgctaCGTGGTTACATATCTCTAGTCGTTACATTATTTATTACTCCTGCATTGCCACCTTAGTGCATGGGAATACACTTTATTGTATGTACAAGATTTCGAGTATTATGATATGTGCTCCCAGTTTTTCTTGTCATTGATTCGTATCTTTCTGTTATTCTTTAAAATGCCCTTTTCTATGTATTGGCCATAATTGGAAACAGGTTAACATGAATGAGAAAGATTATCAAAGAAAAAAGAACAAATTTCTACCAAAGATCCACGCGTGGTATGATATCAATAATTTTCTATGCTTCCAACATGCGTCGCATGAAAATTTGTTCCTAGAGTAGGAAAGTCACTTCCAAAACAGAAACCTAGCCTTTCTGATTTTGTATATTGTGATTCTAGAGTTGGCATTTCTGTAACTGTGGTTGCAAATGTTGAAATGAACTAATGCAGATTACTTTGTCTGATAAATTCATAACTTAATTAATgatttgcatatttttaatttaataagcCTTCACCTTCTGAAGGGCGATAAAAGGTGACTGTAATTTATGGGCATTTACTTGGTCATTAGTATGTCTGTTACCCTTGTTGTCTCCAGATTTTAATGAACagagaattttttttgtttagcTTTTATTTTATCATCACAGCTTTTGATTATTATCTCCACgtgttttaatttattaagattTTTTTCTTAGCTTTTGTTATTTTTCCTCGTGTCTTTTAAGAATCACCCTTTCGTGTTTTGTAGGGTGCAGGAGCATGGTGGTGAAACCATACTTCCCTGTCAGCTGTGCCTTAGAGAAGAATCTTGTTGATATGTCCCTGGATGAAGCTGCAAAGTATTGTGAAGAGAACAAGGTACAAAGGTTCGTTCAAGATCATTTTACTATCTCAATGTGGGATTTTTTACAGTCTTCATCGAAGGAAATGATTATTAGATGATTTCATAAGCATATATATTGAAAAGTAAGACTCAATAAAGTTGACATGAAATTTTTATGCTACATATAGCGCCCTTACGAAGATCATAAAGACCGGATTTTCAGCCATTAATCTCATTTACTTTTTCACAGCAGGACCAGATGAGGTATTTCACAAATCTTTCCGTTGCATTAACTTTATTTGCTTGTTAGCAATATATTGTATTCCATTTATGTTTTAGTGCTTCACTTTGAAGGAAAATGTTATGTGAATGGATAgaataataaattgaaagcacCTGTCAGCTGATATGGCTTGTTTGCTTGCCATTCACTCGTTATTTGGTGTTGGAAAATATTGAACAGTGCCACTTACTTTGAGAAATTAGAAGTCCAATCTAAAAAAGCAGAAAATCTTTTGGACAGACTGCCCTTTTAGTTGTACTTTCATGTGTCATCATAATCATGAATTTTACCAGTTACACTAACACAATCACGGCAGAAGCGTGTGCCATAATTCCGGTTGAATCCCCCTTTGATCTGATTATATTCTAATGTATAGCTGCACTGTTCCGAATCTGAGGGAACTGACTGGATCACTGCTATTAGTGTGTGGGGAAAAGCCACATATGCCCGAGAAAAGGTTTCTGGCATGGTCACAACTTACGGAACCTTGAAGAACATGCTATCTAGCAATTTTTTTCTCCCTGAATATACTTTGTCAGCTTCATCAAATATTCAATGGCTTGTTCGATGCTGTAGCGCTCTTATCTGAGCCACTACTAAACAGACTAATACGCATGcaaaattaaaacttaataaaacaattaaacagCGGAAACGAAAATCAACCTCTAATTCCTCGAAACAGAATTACTAATGTCCCAAAAATCGTTGCATGCTCTGATATAACTAAATGTAGGGCCTTTACCCGAGCCACTACTAAACAGACTAATAAGCATGcaaaattaaaacttaataaCAACAATATAACAGCAGAAACCGAATAACTTAATCATCTTACAATCTAAACGAAAATAGAACAGTAACCGCAGTCTTAAACATTAATACAACCATATCGAAAACATAATAATGCACGAGAATGCGATAAACCAAACAAAATCTCCACTGGATCACCACCAAAAACCCAACTGCTCTAGCCACTGCCGTCCGAACCGTCCAACCTAAGACTTGACCCGTGGAATGTGGTGCCTAAGATGAAAACAAGGACGTGAGCGACAATCGCTCAATACGAGAATGTACGAGTATACAAACTGATATGATGCATGCGAAATGCAATATGCTCGGATATCAAGGATCAAGTCAAGAATCTCATGTTCAATCTAGAGGCGCCGGAGTGTGTAGTCTCTGATCTGTCCTAGGCATGTTTTGGCTCCCACACTCATCATCAAGATATGGACCTACAATGTCCAGGTCATCAATGCCCGCGGGTCCCATCGAACACTGTAGCTCTCGATGCCCCATCGTCCACACTACAGAATAGGGCTGAGCGGTCCAAAAAACCAGgtatatctcaaaagatatcaggctcaacatgatatgtcatgcataatatgccaaaacagtaaaacatgtatcatgcaacagataaacatgcagcATATAAGTGTGTATATTACGCTTGGATATCTCAGTCAGTACATCACGTACCTCACTAAAACAATCTGACAGAAAGCTATGAACCTAGACAATACCAACATAATGAATTCAATATCAATCCAGATACTGAATTACCAAACATGTTACAAAGTTCTTTCCTAATGATCATTAAATCACTATTTAAGGCATCGGGATTATAACTGCGTCTGTCGTCAGCCCGCTGATGATGTCTCGATCTTAGTTCACCGACCCCTACTCGAGTCGACACTAGCTTCGAAACTTCTCGATACCAAAGTGCCCTATAAACTGGCTAGAAAACTTAAGGTATATGGCTGGAACTCTCTCTGAAGGAAGCGGTGTAGAAAACGAAAGAAATCAGCTTCCATTTATAGGCTGCATCCGGCTAGTTCAGAAAATCCGAATCAATCTTATCTGCCACGTGTTGTCTAGTTGGATTTTCGGAATAATGTAATTTGAAGTAGATTGAGTTGTCCATTTTAAATTCGGTGGACCACAACAGGTTGATCCTGAATTATCAATTCCTTAATAATGTTTAATTAGCAACCTtttaataatttcttaattaatatttCATTCAAAATAAGGATTCGGGTCATAACAGAtactcttattttttttaatgtaattgAGACACTACAGGTTTTGTGAAATTAAAAACACTTGCTTAGAAGAGTAATGTGACATAGCCCCCTTGAAGCAATGATTCCTTATTGCTAAAAGAAGTGTGCCATATACCACTCTACATGTGAGTGCTGCGTcacatctcttttttttttttaatttttttatttgttttttaataattataaatatttaatattttattatatattaattatataattaatatttttattttttaaaattttaaaataattattgtaatAAATAATGAAACAATATAATTATATCTATTATGTATAATTGTGTAAATAgttattattgaattaaaattaatattataagaATATTTTGAGACTATTCTTTTTTAGTGTAGAACCTAGTTTAGATAGGTTGGAGATGAATTTAGTGTTACACTATTGTAGTGCAGAATATAGTGCAGGGGGTTGGAGATGGTCTCATTTTTCTTTCTGGTCACAACAAGATTGAATTTTCTCTCATGCAGGTAAAGTGCTGGCAAATTCGTCGACAGACAAAAGCCCCACAAGCTGCAGGAACTATTCATACTGATTTTGAAAAAGGCTTCATCTGTGCTGAGGTAGTTACATGCTTTTACCCTTATTTATTGCTACACATTCATATTCTCTAAGACCTTTACATGAAATATCACTATTCTTagtttattttactgttttttaataaataatctaattCTATGTCTGGTTCCAATTTCACTTGTTTATTTTCCGTTCTTTTCCGCCTTGAGCGTTCTGTTATTCCGACTTCTCTTTTATATACTTACATTATATGCTGCTAATGGGTGCCTCAATGGAATTTCGCATACCATTCGTCGTGTTCCAGTATTGAATTTGGTGCCTGAATTTATCCTTACGTGCCATCTGTTTTGTTACCATGAGATGTGGTTTTAAACTTGATATTTCCAATTAATTTGAACTGATCATTACCTACCATCTGTTTTGTTCCCGTAAGCTTGAATTTAACTTGATAATTGCTTTTTGGGGAGTATCCGTTGTACTTTGTGACAACTTAGTTCTAAGCTTTTCCTTTGAATTCTGGTATTTTGATGTAATATTTTCTCCTGCATGGCCATAAAGATTGAAATATCACGATTGACGTTGCTTATTGTGCCCCTTTTTTTCTCAAGAGTTGGTTGCATGATAGAGTGTGTGTTAGCACTTGTTTTATCTAATAGGAACACTCTTTTGTTCGAAGATAATGAATATTATTGTGTGATCCTTGATATTGGTAATATTTATCTAGAGAAATCCATGACATCAATTGTGCTGTCATGTCTGCTGATACGTCATCGGTCTTGCGATGTATTTTAGGTTATGAAATTTGAAGATTTGAAGGAACTTGGCAGTGAGGCTGCCGTAAAGGTATATCTTCGTTTAAACAGTATTAATAATTCATTGAATGGCGGTTGTCTTATTTGATAATTTCTTTAATAAAATCATCTATCATGCTGTTGTTTAGTTATTTAAGGTGGTCTCATAGTCATGGTTCTAGAATAACGTGGGTGGCTGCTCCCTAGACTTGGTTGCTGCTTCTTTCTATTCATCTCCTTTAACTATTATAAAGATCTATTTATTATAATCTATTTATTTACCTGTTATTCTTCATATCATATCGTAAGCACTTCACTTCCACACAATGCATAGATTATGAGAATGACAATCTCAATTTCCACTACCGAAGGTGGAATAAGATACTCTATGGCGGGGAATAATGACGTATGTATGGTCTGCGTGAATACATGCCTAGTGACTAGTGAGAGACATGCATTGATTTCTCTTAGAGTATCAGTAAGACGGTGCTCACAAATTTGATTAACGATTATTGTATTACACATCATAAGCTGAATGGTTAATTTATCATGCTGACACTCTGGGCTTAGTATTTCGGATCCGTTTCTGTACATTTACCTATTATATTCTTTATGTTCGTGCAGGCTGCCGGAAAGTACCGGCAGGAGGGGAAGACGTATGTTGTTCTAGATGGAGACATCATCTTCTTCAAGTTTAATGTTTCTGGTGGCGGTAAGAAGTGATATTTCTCGTCACAATTTAAGTGGTTAAAATAATGGATACAAATTTACCGGTGAGATCTCTATCCCTCTTTATGAGGTTTGTAAAATTACGGCATCTTCCCTTGGAAAACCGTGTTTAGACTGAATTTTGTTTGTTATTTCTATCTGAAATATTTAATTCATGATTCTGTAGCCTTGTAGATTCTGCCAAGAACATCATTTCATTACCTTCCTTTCTTTAGAAACACATCCGCATAATTTCCATTGGGACGTACTTATGAGAAACTAGCATCGAGAAAAAAAGAGAAGGAAAAAAACCGCATGTCCCATTTTCGAATGTCAGTTATATCACTccattgattttttaaaaaatctgtGACTAGTTTAAACCGTGAATTACTAGTAGGTCAGCTTGCTTCATTTGATTACGAATGTGATATTCGAGTAAATTTTATCCCAATCGTATAGGCAAGTTCCAAAAACAGGTAATCGCAAAGCAATTGAGGCAAAGTTCGGTTCACAAACCAATGTGTGAGTCTGTATACCGAATCATGGTATGCTTGAAAAAGCAATGTCACACAATGATTCGATCTCAttgaagtattattttttaaaaaagaactaTATATATTCTGTGCAAAATGCATGGGACACTCAAATCGATACCCCATCCCGCAGGTATTGGACAAGCAAGACCTGACAAAATGTCCCACATTAATCAATCATTCACCTAATTCCCCTCCCAGTGTAGTTAATCGTTTATTACTTATTAAAatatccttttttttttatatgcaACTCTTCATCCCTAGATTTTGTTTTTGACGTCTTTTTACGGATAACCCTTTTACATGGAAATTAATAATTACCTTACAGTCATTAAACGTTACTGTGAATGTAATTTTCCACCACTGACATGTAAAGATTCCATTTCGTGAAATAAAGTGAACAGAGCGCACACGCTCACCCGTAAATGTATTCTCGTGAACTTTGGGACAAGAGGAGGTCAAGATCACGAAACTCTAGTCAAAAAGGTTGTGGTGGGATCCTATCTTATACAATCTCAACACATCAATTTTCATACATATATAAACATAGGAAAACAACAAAATTAATCCCTCGACCAGCTTAACACCTACCTTTGGTATAATTTATGAGTTTATATAGGTTTGGGTTgaacattatttttttttatctcatcGATATCAAGCAACAACTTCAAATTAAGTGATCTTTTGCCTAAACCGAAGTTAAAATGATACACTCACAAAATACTTATACGTGATCAATTCACATGTCAATTTTATGGCTCGATTTGATTcatatttatgttaaaaatattaacttaTTTTGTAAATATGAGTCAGATCAAACCATGACACAAACATAAATTTGTGAGATTGTTCGATTCACTCTCGAAAGATAATCTAACTGATTGCCGAGCTACATGTCAAAAACTCGATTTCGAGTTGCTCATTTAGTTTGATTTTCCCAGTTTGAACTTTGAACTGTATAGATAATACATTAGTCGATGTTGGTTTAGCCCCGGGAATGTGATTCTCAAGTGGTAGAGTGAacaaaattttcgtttttgacctaAAATTACATTgaatcctttttttttttttttttatgattaatCAAGTTAAGTGACCAAGAACTATTTAAGAGGGAATGAACGCATACGACGAATGCCACATTTCCAAACAATGTAACAATTGTAATCAATGGTGGAATTTGTCTATTTGGAGAGAGAAAGTAGTAACCTTCATCTGCAGAGAGTGCGTCGTTTTCAATAATAATATGGGTAAAGAAGAGACAAATGCACACTCACCcataaatgtatttttagggTTTTGAAAGGCCAACGTTTTTCTTTTTGTGGGTTCATGGTTTGCATTGTCTTTAATGCATATGCAATGCAGATTTGAAGAGCTTCTTCTACCCCATACTTGGCCAGCCTCATTCTCTGGTTCAGTTGTGGACTGTGCTGAAAAGGGCTGAAAAAAATTGAGATTTCTTAGTACAGTGGTTGAGTTGCCCCGCTGCTAGGAGTTTCAATCTTTATTTGTCACGGGGGGTCTATCTCGAGGTGAAGAGTCCTGCTCACCTTTCCTCTGGTTTGATAGATCTCAGAAAGTGGCTTTAAAATGCAGCCATTTAATGTTTTGCCATGTTCTGTGTTGTAGCCAAACTATGTTTTTCTTCTCTATGTAGCTCGGGAAGTGTTTTCTTGTTCGAACAATCGCTGTTTTAATCGCCTAATGCTTGTACTAGTGGAAGTAATGAGCATCGTTTGGGCCGTGTGTTCTGTTAGTGAaggttaaaaaaatttatttgggtgATTTGTGTTGAAGTTTTGCACGCTTGTCGTCTAACTCGTTGGGATGAACGTTTGGATCTTGAATGCTGTGTGACCTAGTGCATTTTCTTTAAAAGCGAAATCTTGAAATCGTTTTCTTGGTTTAGAGGTTAGAATGTGGATGGTTAGGCTTTTCGTGGTTGGTTTTGCCTTTGTCTGTGCGTTGGGGCAGCTACCTTCCCAGGATATTCTGACCCTACTTGAGTTCAAGAAAGGAATCACGAATGACCCAACAGGTTTTGTGCTTGATTCTTGGAATGATGAATCTATAGATTTCAATGGGTGTCCTGCATCCTGGAATGGGGTGATGTGTAATGGTGGTAATGTTGCCGCTGTTGTTCTTGACAATGTGGGATTGACTGCGGACACAGATTTGGGTGTCTTCACAAATCTATCAATGCTTGTCAAGCTTTCAATATCCAACAATTCAATATCCGGGACACTGCCTGCCACCCTTGGCGACTTCAAGAATCTTGAATATCTCGATATTTCTAACAATTTATTTTTCTCGTCGTTGCCACATGAAATTGGTAAAATGAGTAGCATAAAAAACCTCTCTTTGGCgggaaataatttttctggcTTGATCCCAGATTCCATTTCTGGACTTTCTTCAGTCCTTTCTTTGGACATGAGCCGCAACTCCCTTTCTGGGCCATTGCCCTCATCTTTGACGAGGTTGAGTGATGTCGTGTATCTTAATCTATCACTAAATGGCTTCACAAAAAGCATCCCTAAAGGGTTTGAACTGATGACTCATCTTGACGTGCTTGACTTGCACGGCAATATGCTTGATGGTAAATTGGATCCTGTATTTCTGCTAGCTACTACTTCAGCCAGTCATATTGATCTTAGTGGGAATTTACTTGGAACTGCTGCTGAAGAGCATCAGAATTTTCTTGAGGGTATTTCGCCATCTGTGAAGCATTTAAATCTGAGTCACAACCAACTAACAGGATCACTTGTCAGTGGCGGTGAGGCGCAGACTTTTGGGACTGTGGAGGTTCTTGATTTGAGCTACAATCAGTTGTCTGGAGAATTGCCAGGGTTCAATTTTGTGTACGATCTTCAAGTCCTGAAACTTAGTAACAATAGATTTTCTGGTTACATTCCTAACAATCTACTGAAAGGAGATTCATTGGTGCTAACCGACTTGGACTTGAGCGGAAACAACCTCTCAGGTACATCTACTGCTGAAAACTTGTAGGTGGCATCTGAAAATTTACATGGCATCCTCTTTTTCACGACTTCTGGGTTGCGAAACATTTTAATTTGTTGTTTGAAGAAAATGATGCAGAGCCCCAATTATCTTGCAATAACTACtgacaatttttgttaccttacAGGGCCAATAAGTATGATAACGTCCACAACATTGAACACCCTCAATCTCTCCTCCAATGTACTTTCTGGCGAGCTTCCACTGCTGACGGGAAGCTGTGCGGTAGTTGATCTTTCTAGAAACCAATTTGAAGGAAATTTATCGCGGTTGCTGAAATGGGGAAACATAGAAATCCTTGATCTTAGCCACAACAATTTGGTGGGATCCATTCCTGAGGTAACTGCTCAGTTTTTGCGGTTAAATTACCTGAATCTGTCCCACAATTCCCTGAATGGTTCTCTTCCAAAAATCATCCTGCAATTCCCAAAACTCACGACCCTCGATTTCAGCTTCAACCAGTTGGATGGACCACTTTTACCTGCACTTTTAACATCAGCTACTCTGAAAGAACTTCACCTTCAGAGCAACATACTATCTGGTAGCATTGGTTTTTCTCCTTCCTCAGCTGATTCAAATCTCCTTGTTCTTGATATTTCTGATAATCAGTTGGATGGTTACTTCCCTGATGGGTTTGGAAATTTTTCTTCACTTCAAGTGCTTAATATTGGAGGAAACAATTTCTCTGGTTCTCTGCCTACTTCTATTGGTGGTTTGAGTATATTAAATTCATTGGATATTTCTCGGAATCATTTTACTGGTCCAATACCCAAGAACTGGCCTAACACTCTCCAGAGCTTTAATGCATCGTATAATGATCTTTCTGGTGTTGTACCAGAAAACTTGAGGAAGTTTTCTCTATCTTCTTTCTACCCTGGCAATCCTCAGTTGCTGTTCCCCAATCCTCCTCCCAGTTCTGACCATATTCCAGGTGGA includes:
- the LOC142522807 gene encoding LRR receptor-like serine/threonine-protein kinase GHR1 yields the protein MWMVRLFVVGFAFVCALGQLPSQDILTLLEFKKGITNDPTGFVLDSWNDESIDFNGCPASWNGVMCNGGNVAAVVLDNVGLTADTDLGVFTNLSMLVKLSISNNSISGTLPATLGDFKNLEYLDISNNLFFSSLPHEIGKMSSIKNLSLAGNNFSGLIPDSISGLSSVLSLDMSRNSLSGPLPSSLTRLSDVVYLNLSLNGFTKSIPKGFELMTHLDVLDLHGNMLDGKLDPVFLLATTSASHIDLSGNLLGTAAEEHQNFLEGISPSVKHLNLSHNQLTGSLVSGGEAQTFGTVEVLDLSYNQLSGELPGFNFVYDLQVLKLSNNRFSGYIPNNLLKGDSLVLTDLDLSGNNLSGPISMITSTTLNTLNLSSNVLSGELPLLTGSCAVVDLSRNQFEGNLSRLLKWGNIEILDLSHNNLVGSIPEVTAQFLRLNYLNLSHNSLNGSLPKIILQFPKLTTLDFSFNQLDGPLLPALLTSATLKELHLQSNILSGSIGFSPSSADSNLLVLDISDNQLDGYFPDGFGNFSSLQVLNIGGNNFSGSLPTSIGGLSILNSLDISRNHFTGPIPKNWPNTLQSFNASYNDLSGVVPENLRKFSLSSFYPGNPQLLFPNPPPSSDHIPGGNTSKIHLRTVIKVVVISACVIAIIILILLAVFIYYKCASKRLLPHATDKHARYQTSTNTSIGGGVHAGGLVVSAEDLTTSRKGSSLEIISPDENIAAVTGFSPSKPSQFSWSPESGDSFTAENLSRLDIRSPEQLAGELYFLDDTISFSAGELSRAPAEVLGRSSHGTSYRATMDNGMLLTVKWLREGVAKQKKDFAKEAKKFTNIKHPNVVGLRGYYWGPTQHEKLILSDYISPGSVTGFLYDRPGRKGPPLTWAQRLKIAVDVARGLNYLHFDRAIPHGNLKATNILLDGPDLNARVADYCLHRLMTQSGITEQILDAGVLGYRAPELAALKKPQPSFKSDIYAFGVILLELLTGKCAGDVVSGEDGGVDLTDWVCLRVAEGRGSDCFDFVLTSEMAIPAVDKGMKKVLEIALRCIRAVSERPGIKTIYEDLSSI
- the LOC142522390 gene encoding LOW QUALITY PROTEIN: obg-like ATPase 1 (The sequence of the model RefSeq protein was modified relative to this genomic sequence to represent the inferred CDS: deleted 2 bases in 2 codons) codes for the protein MPPKAAKSKEAPAERPILGRFSSHLKIGIVGLPNVGKSTLFSTLTKLSIPAENFPFCTIEPNEARVNVPDERFDWLLQLYKPKSEVSAFLEIHDIAGLVRGAHEGQGLGNNFLSHIRAVDGIFHVLRAFEDPDIIHVDDSVDPVRDLEVISSELRLKDLEFMERRIEDLEKSMKRSNDKQLKIEHELCLRVKASLEEGKDARLVEWKAADIEILNTFQLLSAKPVVYLVNMNEKDYQRKKNKFLPKIHAWVQEHGGETILPVSCALEKNLVDMSLDEAAKYCEENKVQSALTKIIKTGFSAINLIYFFTAGPDEVKCWQIRRQTKAPQAAGTIHTDFEKGFICAEVMKFEDLKELGSEAAVKAAGKYRQEGKTYVVLDGDIIFFKFNVSGGGKK